CGGCTTCAAGGCGCGCCAAGTGTTGATCGCGCTGCGCTTGTTCGGATTTGGCCTTGGCTTGTAATTCGGCTGTCAGTTTTTTTTCTGCTTGCAGTTTTTCTTGGATTGCCGTCAGTGCCTCTTGCTCCGATTGCGCGCGTAATTTCAGCGTTTTCCCCAATTCTTCGGCTTGGCTGGCTTTGGCTTGTGCCGCTGTCGCTGCTTGTTTTTGCAGTTCAGCATGCTCTTGCACTTTTTCTAAACGTTGCTGTTCTGCTTGTATCATCGCCAGGCGTGCGGAGCGTGCGGCGATTTCTTGCTCTTTGCGCGCTTGCAATACTTGCATATGTTGGCGATCGGCATGGGCACGGGCGATCACTTCGCCAGCCGCGGCTTGCTGCGCTTCCAGTTTTTCTTGCGCAGCGGCGGCAGCTTGTTTATCAGCCTGGTTCAAGACTTGCTCGGCACGAGTTTGTTCTAGTGCTTGCAAGCCCTTCAAAACGGCCAAGTTAGCATTTTCTATTTGCAGCGCCGTATGGATTTCAGCTTGTTGCAAAGCTTGTTTTTCAGCTGCCGCTGCTTGCTCTGATGCTACTCTGCTGGCGCGCTCTGCTTGCTCTCTGGCTACAGCATGACTGGCCAGCTCTTGCTCGGCACATTGTTTCGCTTCAGCTTCGCGTTGTGCTGCCTGTTCCGCCGCCAACTTGGCTTCGGCACTTTTCAACATATCGGCCACGGCTTGCGCGCGACGCTGTTCAACTTCCAACTTTTGATCGAGTAGGGCCATAGCTTTTACCTCATCTTGTGCGCTTTGCTGAGCGACGCGCAGTAATTCAGTGACATCCCTGCTCTTCTTGACCGTGGCAGCGGCCATACGTTGTTGCAGGTCGGCTTGTTCCATGGCTTGTTCCAACGTGATTTTTTCAGCCAAGTATTCGGTTTCTTGTGCCATACGTGCAGCTTGTTCGGCCGCAGCTTGCATCTGCATCAATTCGGCATGCGCTTGATCGGCCTTGGCGCGCGCTTCTGTTTGCTCCAGCATACCGCGTTCAGCCTGTAATTTTTTCTCCAAGGCATCAGCCGCATGCTGTTCGGCATCGGCCCGCAGTTGCTCAATATGCAGCAACTCACGCGCACTGTCGGCCTTGCGGCCCGATGCCAGATTGGCACGTTGGAGTAATTCAGCCTGGAAGGCACTGGCACTCAAAGCTTGCTGTTGAGCATCCGCTTGTTCGCGTGCCGCTTCAACAGCTACGCGTTCGATTTCAATTCTTTCTTTCGCCAATTGCGCCGCACGGTGCTCTTCGGCAGCACGACGACGTGCGATCTCGGTCGCTTCCGTTTCAGCGACGCGGCGCGCGCGCGCTTCTTCCGAGGCCTCGACTTCGGCGGCCATGCGCGTGCGCGCTTGCGCATCAGCATGTTGCTCATTTTCTATACGGCTCATCGCACTCGATTGCAACTCGCGTTCGGTACGGATGCGCGCTTCGGTGACTTCACGGATTTTATCTTCGGCTTCGCGGCGCGCTTGCGCCGTCGCTGCGGCAATCAATTCTGCCTGTTCACGTTTGCTGGCAGCAGCATGCAATTCTTGTTCGGCTTGCATGCGCAATTGAATCGATTCAGCCGCACGGCGTTCCGATTCCATCCGCGCTTGCGCCATGGCGTCTTGCTCTTGCTCAAGAGCCACGCGGGTCAGGGCATCTTCGCGCGCCCGTGCTTCCAGCGGTGCGCGATTGATCGCATATTCGAGCGCCATGACATCGGCTTGCTCGCGTTCTTTATTCGATTGCAGCGTATCGGTGCGCATTTTGACCAACAGTTCGGAGGTCACGCGCGCTTCACGTTCGCGTTTTTCCCGTTCCCGTGCCAGCTCAGCCACACGGGCGTCGGCGCGGGCGCGCTCGACTGCTTGTTGTCGCGCACCTTCGGAGGCCGCCACGCGTTCGGCTGCCCAACTACGTGCCACTTCGGTTTGTTTGCTTAATTTGTTGACGTCGTCTTTGGCCTTGGCGCTGATTTCCGTTTCCGCCTTGAATTGCAGTTCTGCGCGAATGCGCGCTTCCTGTTCCAATTTTTGCCGTTGCTCAGATTGATCACGCGCCCGGCTTTCCATTTGTGCACGTTCTTGCAAATCGCGCGCTTCTTGTTCGTTGGCCGCGATGCGCGCGGCACTCGCGGCTTGCGATTGCCGCTCGGCCATCAGACGTTGCTGGCTGCTGGCTGCACTTTGCTGTTCAAGCAATAATTTTTTCTGTGCCAGTTCGGCCGCTTCGGCTTCTACCTCGGCCCGTGTTTCGGCTAAGGCACGCGCCTGCGTTTCGGCTTGAAGGCGGCTTTCAGAAGCCACCGTGGCACGCGCCTCGGCTTCGACGCGGGCGATGGCTTCGCGGATACCTTTAATGTCTATGCGCGAATTGCGTTCGAGGGCATCAGGAGTACTCGTCAAATCTTCCTTTTGATCGAGATGACGATCCAGGGAAAAGTTTCCCAGAGAAAATTTATTCAACAGTGTCTGATTGCTGTCCATGTGCTACTCCTGATAATTGAGCCGTTCACCGGCACCACTGGCCTGGTGGCGCCGGAACTTCTTATCTTCGATTATCGAGCACAGCGAACACAAACAAAGCCGCGAGCAAAGCGGGAAATACCGTTCAATTCTGCTTCTACTGCACAGAAGTTTTTCCCGCCAAGCAAAGGAGCAACGTAAAATAGCATTCACGTCAAAATTAGCCGGAGAAATATCTTGAACGAGTTAGTTACCGAAATCAAACATCCTTTGGTGCAGCACAAACTGTCTTTAATGCGCAGCAAAGATACGCCTACCGACAATTTCCGTCGTCTGCTGCGTGAGATCAGCCAAATGCTGGCCTATGAAGTGACGCGCGATTTGCCGATCACGTTTACGCGGATTGAAACGCCGATTCAAGTCATCGATGCCCCTACCATCAGCGGCAAGAAGTTATGTGTGATTTCGGTACTGCGCGCCGGTAACGGCATTCTGGATGGCATGCTCGATCTGTTGCCCAACGCGCGCGTCGGCCATATCGGCTTGTACCGCGACCCGGTCACGCTGGAACCGGTCGAATACTATTACAAGGTGCCGGAAGATATCGCCGAGCGCTTGGTGATTGTGGTCGATCCTATGCTGGCAACTGGTAATTCGGCAGCTGCGGCAATCACGCGCCTGAAAGCCGGCGGTGCCGTCAGCATCAAGTTTGTGTGCCTGCTGGCCGCCCCGGAAGGCATTAAGGTGATGCAAGAGACGCACCCCGATGTGCCTATCATTACGGCCTCGATCGACCAGTGCCTCAATGAGCATGGCTATATTGTGCCCGGTCTCGGCGACGCCGGTGACCGTATTTTCGGTACTAAATAAACAATTTATACGCGATACAATAAGGCTGTGGCAACAAGAGGCTGTCGCAAAAGCCTGATGGAATCTTTTTACATCTGAAACACCGCATACCTCGTCATTCCCGCATGCTGCAACCTCGTCATTCCCGCATGCTTTTGGCGGGAACCCAGTGTCGTTTTCAGCGCTGAAAACACGATCATATCTGGCATTTTCAGTTAACCACGAACGCCGCTGGGTTCCTGCTAAAAGCGCGCAGGAATGACGTGGCCACCAGTTGGGGTAATGATACCGACTCACTACCCTTTTGCGACAGCCTCTGAAGAGGCTGTCGCAAAAGCCTGATGGACGTTTTTTACATCTGAAACACCGCATACCTCGTCATTCCCGCATGCTTTTGGCGGGAACCCAGCGTCGTTTTTTACACTGAAAATGCCACAATTTCTGGCATTTTCAGTTAACCACGAACGCCGCTGGGTTCCTGCTAAAAGCGCGCAGGAATGACGTGGCCACCAGTTGGGGTAATGATACCGACTCACTACCCTTTTGCGACAGCCTCTGAAGGCCGGGGTTTCAAACCCTAGTCAGATTTTTGATGAAAATTGCCGCAGCCTTGCTTTACTTAGCAGCACCAGCAGCGAGCGCGCGTAACTTATCCTTTTTACTCGGACGCCGCCCCTTGACGCCACCGTTGGCATCGAGCACGGCCGGTGCCAACGCTATCTCGGTGGCAGCGAAGCCATCTACGCTTTCCATTTCCAGGCGCAAGCCGTGGCGTTTTTGAATCAATTCAAAGTGGGCGGCATGATCAGCACTCACGAAACTCACGGCTACCCCACTACGCCCGGCGCGGCCAGTACGACCGATGCGGTGCGTGTAATCATCGGCGGAACGCGGCAAGTCGTAATTCACCACTACCGGCAAATCACTGATATCGATGCCACGTGCGGCGACATCGGTGGCGATGACGACGCGTAAACGCGAGGCCTTGAAATCGGCCAAGACTTGGGTACGCTTGCCTTGGCTCAATTCTCCATGAAACGGTTCGGCCGCGATATGCAAACGGCGCAGCTTGACGGCAACCAATTCGGCAGCATACTTCGTTGCAACAAACACCAGCACACGCTTCCAGCCTTCGGCCCGAATCAAATGGCGTAGTAATTGCGTGCGCTGCGGCGCATCGACAGCAATCGCGCGCTCGCTAATATCAGGTGCGCTGACATCTTCGGCAGCGATGCTTATGCGCGTCGGCACTTGGCAAATGCGCGTGGCCAGTTGCTCGACATTGGCTGGGAAGGTGGCGGAAAACAGCAAAGTCTGGCGACGCGCCGGCAGCAAAGCCAAAATCTGCGCCAACTCGTCGGCAAAGCCGAGTTCCAGCAAACGATCGGCCTCATCGAGCACTAAACTGCGCACCTGACTCAAGCTCAGAGCATTGTGCTGTACCAAGTCTAACAAACGCCCGGGCGTGGCGACGACGATATCTGCCCCACCGCGCAAATGCAGCATTTGCGGGTTGAGCGAGACGCCGCCGAACAAAACCGCCAGCTTGGCAGCCGCTTGCAAAGCGCGCGCCAATTGCTCGATACTGGCGCCGACTTGCGCCGCCAATTCGCGCGTCGGCACCAGAATCAGCAGTTGCACCGCGCGCGGACGCGCCGGGGATTGCAAGTTTTGCAATAATGGTGCGCAAAAAGCCAAGGTTTTACCGGAACCGGTCTGGGCTTGGGCAATCACGTCCTGCCCTTGCAAAATCAAGGGAATGGCGGCGCTTTGTATCGGCGTCGGCGCGGTAAACTGCTGCGCGCTGAGCGCAGCGAGCAGCGCGGGCGTCAAGCCCAAGGTAGCAAAGGACATCATAGTTTTCGAAAATCACGGAGGTCGCACTATACCACCGTCGGCCGCTGCTCGGTCCCTCGTTTGTGCGGCTTTACAGGCAAAACTGCCGCCACCGCAGCGCAGTGAGTTCATCACACATGGACGCGCCGGCTTGCCGCTGTCAGAATACCAGCTTTCCACCACCGTTTTGGTCCCCGCCTGCGCGCATGCTTCTGCTACCACCTATCCGCTTCCAGCCACGTCTGACCTTGCGCACACTCACGCGCGGCGACGGCGTGTTGGGCTTGCGCCCGGTCGGCTTGTTCGGCCCGCGGGGCGGCAATGTCAGCATTGCCGAACTCGAATGGATTTACCACGGTGCTGGGACTGGGCAAGGCGAATGGCGTGGCCCAGCCGATCAGGTGGATCCGGCTGATGCGGCAGTGCAATCCTGGCGCGACTTGGCGGCCGAAATCGAAGCCCTGGCTTGCATGGAGGATGCCGGCATGCACCGTTTGCCCGCATCGGCGCTGCAATGGCGCGCCGATGAACTGGCCGAGCCGCACAGCGCCCGCTGGTCCTTGCTGCTGGAAGCAAGTTTCGGTGATTTTTGGACGGAACAATTACCCCTGTTACAGGCGCGCGGCTGGCAAATCGTCATCGCCCCCGGTTTCGCGCATGAAAGCGTACCGGTCGAGCGCTGGCATTTGCTGATCGAACAAAGCAACGGCGAAGTCTACGGCAAAGTGCCGGCTACAGCCTTAGCCCGCCAGCGCCCACGCCGTCTGGGCGAACTCAAGCGCGGCGGTCGTTCCGGCTGGTGGATGCTGAGTCTGGGCATGGAGATCGATGGCGAAGCGCACGATTTGGTGGCCCCACTGGCTGGCCTGCTACAAAGCGACCGGCGTTGGCTACGCCGTGCACAAGTGGCCGCCATCGATGATCAAGAAAGAATTTCTTTAAGGCTACCCGGTGGCCGACGCGTCGATGCCGCTGCCGCGCTGCTCAAACCCGTCATCGCCGCCCTGCTCGATCTGCTCACCGATACGCGCCGCCCGGCCGGCCCACTGCACGTGAGCAGTTGGGATGCGGCACGCCTGGAAGACTTGTGCGCGCAATTGGCCAACACCACGCGCAGCGGCGTGTGGCAAATCAGCCGCGACGCCAATGTGACGGCCTTGGCGCAGCGCCTGCGTCTGGCTGGTGCGGCGACACCGGTGGCGGCACCGGAAGGTTTGGCCATCAGCTTGCGCCCATATCAATTACATGGCTTAGCTTGGTTGCAGTATCTGCGCACGCATGGCTTGGGCGGCATCTTGGCCGATGAAATGGGGTTGGGAAAAACTGCGCAAGTACTGGCGCATATCCTGCTCGAACAGCAAGCCGGCCGCCTCGATCAACCGGCTTTGGTGGTACTGCCGACCTCGCTGGTATTCAATTGGCAAGCCGAAGCGCGGCGCATGACGCCGAGCCTGCGCGTTTTGGCCTTGCATGGCCCGGAGCGCGCCGCCGACTTCAGCCGCATGGGGCAATACGACATCGTCTTGACCACCTATCCCTTGGTGTGGCGCGACCTCGATGCCTTGGCGCGCCAGCCGTTTCATTTACTGATACTCGACGAAGCCCAGACTGTCAAAAATGCTGCCGCGCGCAGCGCCGGTGCGATACGCCGGTTGCAAGCGCGCCACCGCCTGTGCATGACCGGCACGCCGATGGAAAACCACCTCGGTGAACTCTGGAGTCAATTCGATTTCCTCATGCCCGGCTGGCTAGGGGATGCGCGCAGCTTTTCCCGGCTGTGGCGTAAGCCGATCGAAGAACAGGCCGAAACGGCACGGGCGCAATTATTGGCGCAACGGGTACGCCCCTTCATATTGCGCAGACGCAAAGAAGACGTGGCGACCGACATACCGCAACGCAACGACATCATCCAATTCCTGCAATTAGAAGGGCAACAGCGTTCCTTGTATGAAAGCGTACGCGTGGCCGCCGACCGTCAGGTCAAGCGCGCCTTGGAACGCAGCGGCTTCACCGGCGCGCGCATCCGCATCATGAATGCCCTGCTCAAGTTGCGCCAAGTCTGCTGCGACCCCCTGCTACTGAAAGGCGAAGCCGCCGCGGCCGGCATAGAACGCGCGAAGATGACCATGCTGTGCGATATGCTGCCGGCGCTGCTGCTGGAGGGGCGGCGCGTATTAGTTTTTTCACAATTTACCGAAATGCTCGATTTGATCGCCAGCGAACTCGCTGCGCGCCAGCTCGGCCACCTCATGCTCACCGGCAAAGTCGCGGCGACACAGCGCGCCGGCATCGTTGCAGCATTTCAAAACGGCGAAACAGCGATTTTTCTGGTCAGCCTCAAAGCCGGCGGCACCGGCCTCAATCTGACCGCCGCCGACACGGTGATTCTGGTCGATCCATGGTGGAATCCGGCGGTGGAAGAACAGGCCATTGCTCGCGCTCACAGAATTGGCCAAACCAAACCGGTGTTTGTCTACAAGCTCGTGGTCGCCGGCAGTATCGAAGAGCGCATGTTGGAACTGCAAGCGCGCAAAGCGCTGCTGAGCGAAAGCGTGCTGGGCACAGATGCGGCCGTATCAGAGAAATTCAGTGCCGCCGAGTTGGCGGCCTTGATGGCACCGCTGAGGGAGCGTAGCTGAGTGGGGTTTTTTATTATGCGCCGCGCTTGGCACGTTCAAGCAAGGATGGCGTGACATCCCGGCGCGCATGATCGACGGCCAAGATGCGCAACACGCTACCGTCCAGAACATAGAACAGGCGGAATGGAAAGCGCTGTAAAGACCAGGTGCGCAGCGCAATTCCTGTCAGCAGACAGGCAAAGCGTAGAGAGCCCGCACCAGGATGCTCAGTGAGAAAGCGACAAGCGTCACGAAAACGCGCTGCGACAGCGGGCGACGCGTGTTTGACGTAGTAATGGGCCACATCTTTGACTTGCGATCTGGCAAAAGGCGTAATTTCGAGGCGAATCAAGGCGGCTGGTACTGTTAGGAAAACGCGAATTTAATTAATTTTTCGCCAAAACAACTTCGTAACGCGTCGATTTACAATCGATCTGCGCTTCCCTAAATCCGACAGGCTCCTAGGAAACAATCGCGTCGAGTTCGGCAAAAAACACCTCGTCCAGCGGAAGCGCCGGACCGCTGGACATTCCTTCCAGCACCAAGGCCAAGACGCGGCTATCTTCCTCGTTCCGTGGGCCTTCACTCGCCGGCACCTTAGGAAGATGAGCGAGTTCGAGCGTATCAATGGTGGTGAGATTAAATGCTTGCATGACTCAATTATACGAGCAAGCGCTGGAAAATCAAGTAAAAACAGACGCGACCGTGTGCCTGCCCAGGAGTCTGTCGGACTTAGACAATCGAAGCGAAAAATCGCTTGAGCGAGGACAGATTTGGCTATTTTGCAGCCGATTACTCCTAAGCCCGACAGACTCCTTAGGCCAGTTTCCCCCGAAACAAAGCACTGACAGGCTGACGCAGCGATTGTGCCAACAAGACGCCGGCCAGTGTCAGGGCTGAGCCGATCAAGTCGTAGCCATGCAAGTACTCGCCTAAAAATACGACGGCAATCAGCACCGTAAACACCGGCAAAAGGTTCATTAACATGGTGGTGCGGGCCGGGCCGAGGCGTGCTACCCCTAACATCCAGAGAAACGGTGCCAGTACCGAGGCAGGTATGCCGGCAAACAAGACTAATGGCAAGCCAGCTCGGGTCAAGGGTGGCGCGCCTTGGATCAAGTAGTACGCTAATAATACCGGCAAGGCACAGCTGATTTGCATGAATAAAGAATGCCAGAGTGGCAAGGAAATATTCCAACGCTTGAGTAACACGCTGTAGGCCGCATACGCAAAGCTGGCCAAGAGCATGAGCCCGTCGCCGACTGCGACACCACCGGAGAGCAAACTCAAGGGTGCTCCGGCACTCATCAAATAGATCAGTCCGGCCAGCGATAGCACGGCACCGAGCAAGGCACCAATGCTCAAGGCTTCACCGAGGAACAGCACACCGAGTGTCATTGCCAATACGGGCATGAGCGAAGCGACGATGCCCATATGGGTGGCGCTGGTGGTTGCGGCGGCGACGTAGGCTAAGCATTGGTAGAGCACCATGCCGAGCACGCCGAGGACAAAAAATTTCGGTAACAGCGGCCAGACTTGGCGACGCGCGCGCCACACCGGCACGCTGACGAAAAGCGACAGCAATACGGCCGCCAACAACCAACGATAAAATGAAATCGCGGCCGGATCAATGATGCCTGCGGCAAGTTTATTGACGTTCGTATTGATCGCCCAGATTAATACGGCGAGCAAAGGAAAGGCAATTTGTTTGAAGATCATCAGAGACACTTTCAGTACTTGAAGCGGGTTGGCATTGTCCCACACTCAAGGAGGCGCCGCATAATGCTTTTCGGAAACATTTCGGCAGTTGCACCGGCGGCCTCAGCTTACTTTGCTTGTTTTTCCACTGTTTCGCGATCGCGCTGCTCGGCCCGTAAGCGCCGCTGCAAGGCTTGCGCCTCAAAAGCAACCCGGTCGAGCACAGGCCGGTAGCGGCGACGATCGAGCTTGCTTTGCTTGAGACAATTATTGACGAAGAACAGCTCATAACAATGGTGCTGCGTGTCGAGATACCAGGTCTGCAAGTTTTGCTGCAAACCTTGCGTTGCGAGTAAGGCCGCGGCTGCACCGGCGCTGTCGCTCAAGCTACCGGCCGGATAACGCACATCGAGCACGGCGACATCGGCGGCGATGGCAGCGAGGCGCCCAGCACCGCTGTCAGCCGCAGTAGCCGCGTTAACCTGCGAGGAAAAAACAAGAATTGAACTGCACAGCAACAAGCGCGACAATTTAAGGAAAGCAACAGGTTTCATCAAGCGATAGCATCCGCAAGTTGGCGTTGATCGGTTTCCATATACTCTTTCGACTGCATTTCGATGATGCGCGAAACGGTACGATGGAATTCATTCGACAGTGTACCCTGAGTGTAGAGCAATTCGGGGGCGACGGCGGCCGACATGATGAGTTTGACCTTGTTATCGTAAAATACATCGATGAGCCAGGTGAAGCGCCGCGCTTCCGACGACATCGCCGCCGACATCGCCGGAATTTCCGACAAAATCACGGTATGGAAACGGCTGGCGATTTCGAGGTAATCATTTTGTGAGCGTGGCCCGCCGCACAAGGTATGAAAGTCGAACCAGATCACGCCACCGGCACGACGCAAAGACCGAATTTGCCGCCCTTCTATATCGACCTGCACATC
The sequence above is drawn from the Undibacterium sp. CCC3.4 genome and encodes:
- the upp gene encoding uracil phosphoribosyltransferase, with the translated sequence MRSKDTPTDNFRRLLREISQMLAYEVTRDLPITFTRIETPIQVIDAPTISGKKLCVISVLRAGNGILDGMLDLLPNARVGHIGLYRDPVTLEPVEYYYKVPEDIAERLVIVVDPMLATGNSAAAAITRLKAGGAVSIKFVCLLAAPEGIKVMQETHPDVPIITASIDQCLNEHGYIVPGLGDAGDRIFGTK
- a CDS encoding DEAD/DEAH box helicase — encoded protein: MSFATLGLTPALLAALSAQQFTAPTPIQSAAIPLILQGQDVIAQAQTGSGKTLAFCAPLLQNLQSPARPRAVQLLILVPTRELAAQVGASIEQLARALQAAAKLAVLFGGVSLNPQMLHLRGGADIVVATPGRLLDLVQHNALSLSQVRSLVLDEADRLLELGFADELAQILALLPARRQTLLFSATFPANVEQLATRICQVPTRISIAAEDVSAPDISERAIAVDAPQRTQLLRHLIRAEGWKRVLVFVATKYAAELVAVKLRRLHIAAEPFHGELSQGKRTQVLADFKASRLRVVIATDVAARGIDISDLPVVVNYDLPRSADDYTHRIGRTGRAGRSGVAVSFVSADHAAHFELIQKRHGLRLEMESVDGFAATEIALAPAVLDANGGVKGRRPSKKDKLRALAAGAAK
- a CDS encoding DEAD/DEAH box helicase, with the translated sequence MLLLPPIRFQPRLTLRTLTRGDGVLGLRPVGLFGPRGGNVSIAELEWIYHGAGTGQGEWRGPADQVDPADAAVQSWRDLAAEIEALACMEDAGMHRLPASALQWRADELAEPHSARWSLLLEASFGDFWTEQLPLLQARGWQIVIAPGFAHESVPVERWHLLIEQSNGEVYGKVPATALARQRPRRLGELKRGGRSGWWMLSLGMEIDGEAHDLVAPLAGLLQSDRRWLRRAQVAAIDDQERISLRLPGGRRVDAAAALLKPVIAALLDLLTDTRRPAGPLHVSSWDAARLEDLCAQLANTTRSGVWQISRDANVTALAQRLRLAGAATPVAAPEGLAISLRPYQLHGLAWLQYLRTHGLGGILADEMGLGKTAQVLAHILLEQQAGRLDQPALVVLPTSLVFNWQAEARRMTPSLRVLALHGPERAADFSRMGQYDIVLTTYPLVWRDLDALARQPFHLLILDEAQTVKNAAARSAGAIRRLQARHRLCMTGTPMENHLGELWSQFDFLMPGWLGDARSFSRLWRKPIEEQAETARAQLLAQRVRPFILRRRKEDVATDIPQRNDIIQFLQLEGQQRSLYESVRVAADRQVKRALERSGFTGARIRIMNALLKLRQVCCDPLLLKGEAAAAGIERAKMTMLCDMLPALLLEGRRVLVFSQFTEMLDLIASELAARQLGHLMLTGKVAATQRAGIVAAFQNGETAIFLVSLKAGGTGLNLTAADTVILVDPWWNPAVEEQAIARAHRIGQTKPVFVYKLVVAGSIEERMLELQARKALLSESVLGTDAAVSEKFSAAELAALMAPLRERS
- a CDS encoding type II toxin-antitoxin system RelE/ParE family toxin, giving the protein MIRLEITPFARSQVKDVAHYYVKHASPAVAARFRDACRFLTEHPGAGSLRFACLLTGIALRTWSLQRFPFRLFYVLDGSVLRILAVDHARRDVTPSLLERAKRGA
- a CDS encoding DMT family transporter, translating into MIFKQIAFPLLAVLIWAINTNVNKLAAGIIDPAAISFYRWLLAAVLLSLFVSVPVWRARRQVWPLLPKFFVLGVLGMVLYQCLAYVAAATTSATHMGIVASLMPVLAMTLGVLFLGEALSIGALLGAVLSLAGLIYLMSAGAPLSLLSGGVAVGDGLMLLASFAYAAYSVLLKRWNISLPLWHSLFMQISCALPVLLAYYLIQGAPPLTRAGLPLVLFAGIPASVLAPFLWMLGVARLGPARTTMLMNLLPVFTVLIAVVFLGEYLHGYDLIGSALTLAGVLLAQSLRQPVSALFRGKLA